A genomic stretch from Streptosporangium album includes:
- a CDS encoding VOC family protein — protein MSVNAVTHLNFRGDARAALTFYRSVFGGDVAMVTYKDAGNVQEPSEADQVMWGQVAADNGFRVMAYDVPSRLPWNQGENAFFVSVRGEATEEVTAYWEKLTDGATILQPLGPAPWAPLYGMLKDRFGITWVLDVISEYDAS, from the coding sequence ATGTCCGTGAACGCTGTAACCCACCTGAACTTTCGAGGTGACGCCCGCGCGGCACTCACGTTCTACCGGTCCGTGTTCGGCGGGGATGTGGCCATGGTCACCTACAAGGACGCCGGGAACGTCCAGGAGCCGTCCGAGGCCGACCAGGTGATGTGGGGCCAGGTCGCCGCAGACAACGGTTTTCGCGTGATGGCCTACGACGTGCCCTCGCGCCTGCCGTGGAACCAGGGAGAGAACGCGTTCTTCGTCTCGGTGCGCGGTGAAGCGACCGAGGAGGTCACCGCGTACTGGGAGAAGCTCACCGACGGCGCGACCATCCTGCAGCCGCTGGGACCCGCGCCGTGGGCGCCCCTGTACGGGATGCTGAAGGACCGGTTCGGCATCACCTGGGTCCTCGACGTCATCAGCGAGTACGACGCGTCCTGA
- a CDS encoding helix-turn-helix transcriptional regulator codes for MQKTSARLLSLLSLLQTRRDWPGALLAERLDISPRTVRRDVDRLRELGYPIVAVKGPDGGYRLEAGTELPPLLFDDEQAVALAVALQIAVTTGAGIEEAAARALTTIRQVMPARLRHRIDTLQVTAIERPVNRPNPQVDSGVLTALSAAVRAREVLRFDYTPETPPGGTDDDRTEPPPRRVQPHHLVTWGGRWYLVAWDLDREDWRTFRADRITPRTPTGPRFTLRELPEGDVASFVASRFRGSDGSGDWPCRGEVILDLPAAVVSRYTREGVVEELGPNRCRLVLGSWSWPGLAAAIGRFDADIEVIGPTELKDAFAHLARRYAIAATDPPPTQ; via the coding sequence GTGCAAAAGACTTCAGCGCGCCTGCTGTCGTTGCTCTCGCTGCTCCAGACGCGCCGGGACTGGCCGGGGGCGTTGCTGGCCGAACGACTGGACATCAGCCCGCGCACCGTGCGCCGCGATGTCGACCGCCTGCGCGAGCTCGGTTACCCCATCGTGGCCGTCAAAGGTCCCGACGGCGGGTACCGGCTTGAGGCCGGTACGGAGCTGCCCCCGTTGCTGTTCGACGACGAGCAGGCCGTCGCCCTTGCCGTCGCACTCCAGATCGCTGTCACCACTGGTGCCGGCATCGAAGAGGCAGCGGCACGCGCGCTGACCACCATCCGGCAGGTCATGCCTGCCCGGCTGCGCCACCGGATCGACACCCTCCAGGTCACCGCCATCGAGCGGCCCGTGAACCGGCCGAACCCACAGGTCGACAGCGGCGTGCTCACGGCGCTCAGCGCCGCCGTCCGCGCCCGTGAGGTGCTGCGCTTCGACTACACACCCGAAACCCCGCCGGGAGGTACCGACGACGATCGCACCGAGCCCCCTCCGCGCCGCGTGCAGCCTCACCACCTCGTCACCTGGGGCGGGCGCTGGTACCTCGTCGCCTGGGACCTCGACCGCGAGGACTGGCGTACCTTTCGCGCCGATCGGATCACCCCGCGTACCCCCACAGGACCGCGCTTCACCCTGCGCGAGCTGCCCGAAGGTGATGTGGCCTCGTTCGTGGCCAGCAGGTTTCGGGGCTCCGACGGCTCGGGCGACTGGCCCTGCCGCGGCGAGGTGATCCTCGACCTGCCCGCCGCCGTCGTGTCTCGCTACACCCGCGAGGGAGTCGTCGAGGAACTCGGCCCGAACCGCTGCAGGCTCGTCCTGGGCTCGTGGTCATGGCCCGGCCTGGCGGCCGCCATCGGCAGGTTCGACGCCGACATCGAGGTCATCGGGCCGACTGAGCTCAAGGACGCCTTCGCGCACCTGGCCCGCCGCTACGCCATCGCCGCAACCGACCCGCCCCCGACCCAATGA
- a CDS encoding aldo/keto reductase: MKLRELGRTGIQVSPYCLGTMMFGQAGNTDEDDCVRIIHQALEMGINFVDTADVYGPRGKSEEIVGRALKGRRDTIVLATKVNGSMGEDPNRGGSSRRWIITAVEHSLRRLQTDHIDLYQIHHPDPRTDIEETLSALTDLVRSGKVRAIGSSNALVSEIVEAQWVTGRCGLQRFRTEQPTYSILNRGIEREVLPACQRYGMGTLVWSPLAMGLLTGRYRKGQPEPRNARMNWVPKHLTDERKLDAVEQLMPLAEEAGLSLTHLAMAFAVAHPGVTSAIIGPRTDVSYTPPAITRTALRRRSADERAAA; this comes from the coding sequence GTGAAACTGCGCGAGCTGGGACGGACCGGGATCCAAGTCAGCCCGTACTGCCTGGGCACCATGATGTTCGGACAGGCCGGCAACACCGACGAGGATGACTGCGTCCGGATCATCCACCAGGCACTGGAGATGGGGATCAACTTCGTCGACACCGCCGACGTGTACGGACCTCGCGGGAAGTCCGAGGAGATCGTCGGCAGGGCACTGAAGGGCCGACGCGACACCATCGTGCTGGCCACCAAGGTCAACGGCTCAATGGGGGAGGACCCCAACCGCGGGGGCAGCTCACGGCGCTGGATCATCACCGCGGTCGAGCACTCGTTGCGGCGGCTGCAGACCGACCACATCGACCTGTACCAGATCCACCACCCCGACCCACGGACCGACATCGAGGAGACGCTGTCGGCCCTGACCGACCTGGTCCGCAGCGGGAAGGTACGCGCCATCGGATCCTCAAACGCCCTAGTGTCGGAGATCGTCGAGGCGCAGTGGGTCACCGGCCGGTGCGGCCTGCAGCGCTTCCGCACCGAGCAGCCCACATACTCCATCCTCAACCGCGGCATCGAGCGCGAGGTCCTGCCCGCCTGCCAGCGCTACGGCATGGGCACGCTGGTGTGGAGCCCGCTGGCGATGGGCCTGCTCACCGGCCGCTACCGCAAGGGTCAGCCCGAGCCGCGGAACGCGCGGATGAACTGGGTGCCCAAGCACCTGACCGACGAACGCAAACTCGACGCCGTCGAGCAGCTCATGCCCTTGGCTGAGGAGGCCGGTCTCTCACTGACCCACCTGGCGATGGCTTTCGCCGTCGCCCACCCGGGCGTCACCTCGGCCATCATCGGTCCCCGCACCGACGTGTCGTACACCCCGCCGGCCATCACCCGCACGGCTCTGCGCCGGCGATCAGCCGACGAGCGTGCCGCGGCGTGA